The Candidatus Nezhaarchaeota archaeon genomic interval GTACATTAAGGTGGCGGGGACCACGCTGAGCTATCATGCCTAAGCCATGCAGAGGAAAAGTTAGTTAGTCTGTTCGCTGTTGTCTTAGTTACTACGGTGGCATGCTTGAAGGAGGCTATGTTATACGGGGAGCTTAGTGACGGCCGAGTCCAGTGCCACCTATGTCATAGGCGCTGCGTAATTCCGAAGGGCTCCGTGGGCTTCTGCCACGTGAGGCGCAACGTAGACGGCAAGCTGTACAGCCTAGTCTACGCTAAGGCCGTGGCGGCCAACATAGACCCGATAGAGAAGAAACCTCTCTACCACTACCGCCCAGGCTCAGCGGTCATGTCGATAGCCACTGTGAGCTGCAACTTCCGCTGCCAGTTCTGCGATAACTGGGTATTGAGCCAGGAGAAGGAGGTGATGGGGAGGACCCTACCTCCAGAGAGCGTCGTGGAGCTCTCCATTAAGAACGGCTGTGACGGAGTTAGCTATACGTACACTGAGCCCACTGTCTTCTTCGAGTACGCCTACGACACGGCGAAGCTAGCGAAGCAGAAGGGGCTGTTTAACACCTTCGTGACCAACGGCTACATGACCCCGGAGGCAGTCGAGGTGATAGCCCCTTACCTAGACGCAGCCACCGTGGACTTCAAGGGCTCAGGAAACCCAGAGTTCTACCGTAGGCTTATGTCTGTGCCTAGCCCAGAGCCCATCTTCGACACCCTTCGCGCCATGAAGCAGAGGGGCATCTTCGTAGAGATCACCGACCTAATAGTCACTAAGTACGGCGACAGCCTAGAGGACGTCTATACGCTAGCCTCTAGGGTCAAGGAGGTGCTCGGGGGCGAAACCCCCTTCCACGTGCTGCGCTTCCACCCAGACTACGAGCTAGTCGACGTCCCCTCTACCCCCATCGACACGCTGGAGAAGGCGGCTGAGAAGGCCATGGAGGCAGGGCTGAAGCACGTGTACGTAGGCAACGTGCCCGGCCACCACCTCGAAAACACGTACTGTCCTAGCTGCAACGCCCTAATCATTGAGAGGCACGGCTTCTACATAATCAGCTCAAACCTCAAGGATACTCAGTGCCCTAGCTGTGGACGCTCGTTAAACATAGTGGGGCCTGTTAGCCGTAAGCGAAGAGCTCTATGGCTCTCGTTTATGTAGCGCCTATAGCTATCAGGGCTGTAAGGTAGACGTGCTGCTTCAACTCCCTGGTTGCTCATGGCTTAGTGGAACAACTACCTCTAAGGTAGGAGCGCTGGGCTTGTTGAGCTTAAGGGGGCGTTGTAGTTAGCTCTAGGTTTAAAGCTTAGGGCCCTGCTTCTTGATGGCTGTGGGAGCAGGTAATGCCTCGCACGTCCCCTAGGCCTTATGGAGGTGCCGGCCATTCTAGATGAGGGAGAGTACTTAAGGTGGATCACGACCGCTAAGAGGAACGTTGAGTCCTCTAGGAGAGATGCTGGAGGCGGAGACTATAATTGGTCCTGCTTTAAGGCACATCAAGCCGGGGAGATGGCTGTTAAGGCCCTCCTCCACGGACTGGGGCTAAGCGCCTACGGTCATAGTGTGTCGCGCTTGCTCACAATGCTTGAAGGAAGGGTCGAGGTACCTAGAGACGTGATGTCCTGCGCTAAGTCCTTGGACAAGCTCTATGTGCCTACGCGCTACCCAAATGCTTGGGCTGAGGGATTGCCCCATGAGTACTACATAGAGGAGGACGCTGAAAGAGCTATAGCTTGCGCTGAAAGAATTGTAAGCTGGGTTGAGGAGACGTGGACATCTTTAAGGAGAGGGAGGTAGCGAGAAGCAAGGTGTTGAAGGAGGCTGGGGAGTGGGCTCAAGCCTTTCGAGCCCCATGTACTGTAGTGTTGATAGGGTCTTACGCAAGAGGCGACTTCAATAAGTGGAGCGATGTGGACGTGGTCTTAGTGTCAGAGTTTGCTGAAAGAAGCCCGTTGAAAAGGCTGGAGGGCGTAGACATACCGCCTGGCTTCGAGGTGATCCCGTTAACATTAAGAGAACTAGATAGGCTTCTACGTAAAAACGACCCAATAGCGTTAGAGGTTAAGAGAGGGGTTGTGCTTAGAGACGACCTAGGGCTGTCCCTCTAACGCTACTGGGCCTTAAGTAGGCAGCCCGTTGTCGAGCGTCTACTTAGGCCGTTGAGGTCCATGAGGGGCGCTAAAGCGTAGCGGACGCGCCTACAAGGAGGGGGCTAGGGGGTTCGTCTACCTCAAAGGGGCTTAATGGCTCTGGCGGTGGCTACGGCTAAGGCTCAGTGAAGCGCTCCTAGCCCTCCTCGACAAGTATGCTAAGCGGCTTAGTGAGCTCTCATGGTCGCTTAGCTAAGCGTTGAAGGAAGTAGGTCCAGCCTCCTCCTAGAGCAAGAGCTCCTCGATAAGCTTCGCTGAGCTGTCTTTGGCTTAATTAAAGCCCCTCGTCTCTAAGACCTAACTCTTCATCCACCCCTAAGCTCCCTTACTGCCTCAATAATCGCAGCGTGCTCCTTAGAGCTCCTCTCGATTAAGACTTCGAGGTCCTTCAGCAGTCTCTCGAGCCGCTCGTCCATCTTAGCGAACCTCTCGTCCATCTTAGCGAACCTCTCGTCCATCTTAGCGAACCTTTCATCCATCTTAGCGAACCTCTCGTCCATCTTAGCGAACCTCTCGTCCATCTTAGCGAAGCCTTCACGCAGCTCCTTAATGACCTCAGTAAACCGCTCATCCATCCTAGCCATCCTTTCATCCATCCTAGCCATCACGGCGCGGGTCCTCTCCTCCTCCTCAATCAACATCCTCCTGGTAGCTCTACCATTGTACACTGAGAACATCCCCACTATTAAGCCGAAGACAGTAGCTCCACCAAGCACGTACTCCCACATGAGCCTCTACGAACTCCATACGTAAGCAGGGCTGATAAACCTTTCTAAAAGCTACTAGAGGAGCTCTTGAAGCCCAGGGTCAAGCCGCGTAGCCGGCCGCGGGAGGAGGCTCCTTAGGTACCTGTAGATTATTAGAGCCCGGCGTTAAGGCTCCCTCTCCAGTAGGACCCTCGCCCTGAGCTTTCTTAAGCCCCGGGCGACGACGACCTCGCACTCATGTCCATGCCTCCTCTCAGACAGTACTCTCTGCAGGCCTTCTACGCTATCGACGCGCTCCCCATCAACCTCGAGTATTACGTCGCCCCGCTCTATGCCAGCCCTGTCAGCCGGGCTCCCAGGTACGACTTTAGCTACGACTACGCCGCGCTCCACGGGAAGGCCGTAGTACGTAGCTATCTGCCTGTTTAGGCTTAAGCCGACTATCCCGAGCCAAGGCTTGGCGTAGTAGCCGTAGAGCATTATTTCCTTAGCGACTTCCTTAGCCGCGTTTATTGGTATGGCGAAGCCTATGCCTTGGGCGAACGGGATTATGACCGTGTTTATCCCGACTACCTCCCCACTGACGTTGACCAGCGGACCCCCTGAGTTCCCGGGGTTTATCGCGGCGTCTGTCTGGATCAGGTCCCTGAAGACCCCTCTGTCTGTGTATATCGTCCTCTTGACTGCGCTTATGATCCCGGAGGTTACCGTCGGCCCGCCGGCTAGGCCGAAGGGGTTCCCTATGGCGAAGACCCTCTGCCCGACCTTAATCCTATCCGAGTCCCCGAGCTTTGCCACGTCTAGCCTATCTGCATCTATCTTCAACACGGCCACGTCTAGGCCCCTGTACCCTCCGATGGGCTTGGCCTCGAGCACGCGCCCATCCGCCAGCGTGACCACGACCCTCTCGGCGCCCTCGACGACATGGTAGTTGGTCAAG includes:
- the amrS gene encoding AmmeMemoRadiSam system radical SAM enzyme → MLYGELSDGRVQCHLCHRRCVIPKGSVGFCHVRRNVDGKLYSLVYAKAVAANIDPIEKKPLYHYRPGSAVMSIATVSCNFRCQFCDNWVLSQEKEVMGRTLPPESVVELSIKNGCDGVSYTYTEPTVFFEYAYDTAKLAKQKGLFNTFVTNGYMTPEAVEVIAPYLDAATVDFKGSGNPEFYRRLMSVPSPEPIFDTLRAMKQRGIFVEITDLIVTKYGDSLEDVYTLASRVKEVLGGETPFHVLRFHPDYELVDVPSTPIDTLEKAAEKAMEAGLKHVYVGNVPGHHLENTYCPSCNALIIERHGFYIISSNLKDTQCPSCGRSLNIVGPVSRKRRALWLSFM
- a CDS encoding HEPN domain-containing protein; the encoded protein is MEVPAILDEGEYLRWITTAKRNVESSRRDAGGGDYNWSCFKAHQAGEMAVKALLHGLGLSAYGHSVSRLLTMLEGRVEVPRDVMSCAKSLDKLYVPTRYPNAWAEGLPHEYYIEEDAERAIACAERIVSWVEETWTSLRRGR
- a CDS encoding nucleotidyltransferase domain-containing protein, which produces MDIFKEREVARSKVLKEAGEWAQAFRAPCTVVLIGSYARGDFNKWSDVDVVLVSEFAERSPLKRLEGVDIPPGFEVIPLTLRELDRLLRKNDPIALEVKRGVVLRDDLGLSL
- a CDS encoding autophagy-related protein 17, with the protein product MWEYVLGGATVFGLIVGMFSVYNGRATRRMLIEEEERTRAVMARMDERMARMDERFTEVIKELREGFAKMDERFAKMDERFAKMDERFAKMDERFAKMDERFAKMDERLERLLKDLEVLIERSSKEHAAIIEAVRELRGG
- a CDS encoding trypsin-like peptidase domain-containing protein, whose translation is MSEDEVVEMLERVSRSVVNVNTLRVFQDFLYQVVPVKGIGSGFIFDEGGYILTNYHVVEGAERVVVTLADGRVLEAKPIGGYRGLDVAVLKIDADRLDVAKLGDSDRIKVGQRVFAIGNPFGLAGGPTVTSGIISAVKRTIYTDRGVFRDLIQTDAAINPGNSGGPLVNVSGEVVGINTVIIPFAQGIGFAIPINAAKEVAKEIMLYGYYAKPWLGIVGLSLNRQIATYYGLPVERGVVVAKVVPGSPADRAGIERGDVILEVDGERVDSVEGLQRVLSERRHGHECEVVVARGLRKLRARVLLEREP